In the Hordeum vulgare subsp. vulgare chromosome 7H, MorexV3_pseudomolecules_assembly, whole genome shotgun sequence genome, one interval contains:
- the LOC123408580 gene encoding heat stress transcription factor B-2b-like isoform X1, with amino-acid sequence MVSSGQICAVVVGGGVMGEQAAPVSCGETPAQAEVGTGVGQRSLPTPFLNKTYQLVDDPAVDDVISWSEDGSAFVVWRPAEFARDLLPKYFKHNNFSSFVRQLNTYGFRKIVPDRWEFANDCFRRGEKRLLCDIHRRKVTPTVAATAAVTVAAAAAIPVALPVTKRQGSPVLSGDEQVLSSSSSPEPPFLNQYAPSYSGSGGVASGDLGEENLRLRRENSRLTRELGQMKKLCNNIFVLMSKYTDGQQVDAANATSAATDADAGHCSGESAETTPLPPPPVLELLPSCPSAPTAADLGAEDEEEKMSARLFGVCIGRKRMRHDGEDQSSRGAAEVKPEPMDAQQPSLDGHTTEVQTWPIYRPRPAYHPLRASNGSNCYSGSDDHNGSSSR; translated from the exons ATGGTGTCGTCGGGACAGATCTGCGCtgtcgtcgtcggcggcggcgtcATGGGCGAGCAGGCCGCGCCCGTTTCCTGCGGTGAGACGCCGGCTCAGGCGGAGGTGGGGACAGGGGTGGGGCAGAGGTCGCTTCCTACGCCGTTCCTGAACAAGACGTACCAGCTGGTGGACGACCCGGCGGTCGACGATGTCATCTCGTGGAGCGAGGACGGCTCGGCGTTCGTCGTGTGGCGCCCCGCCGAGTTCGCGCGCGACCTCCTCCCCAAGTACTTCAAGCACAATAACTTCTCCAGCTTCGTGCGCCAGCTCAACACCTAC GGATTTAGGAAGATTGTGCCGGACAGGTGGGAGTTCGCAAACGACTGCTTCCGTCGAGGAGAAAAGCGGCTGCTTTGTGACATACATCGGCGAAAGGTCACGCCGACAGTGGCGGCCACTGCCGCGGTCACGGTagctgcggcggcggcgattCCGGTAGCCCTGCCGGTGACAAAACGGCAGGGCTCGCCGGTGCTTTCTGGCGACGAGCAGGTGCTGTCGTCGAGCTCGTCCCCTGAGCCCCCCTTTCTGAATCAATACGCGCCGTCCTACTCTGGGTCAGGCGGCGTTGCCTCCGGCGATCTCGGGGAAGAGAACTTGCGGCTGCGGCGGGAGAACTCGCGGCTCACGCGAGAGCTCGGGCAGATGAAGAAGCTCTGCAATAACATCTTCGTCCTCATGTCCAAATACACCGACGGCCAGCAGGTCGACGCCGCCAACGCGACCTCCGCCGCCACCGACGCCGACGCCGGGCATTGCTCTGGCGAGTCGGCAGAGACCACGCCGCTCCCGCCTCCGCCGGTGCTCGAGCTCTTGCCTTCCTGCCCAAGTGCTCCCACGGCTGCCGATTTGggcgcggaggacgaggaggagaagatgagcgcGAGGCTCTTCGGTGTCTGCATCGGGCGGAAGCGAATGCGGCACGACGGCGAGGACCAGTCGAGCCGAGGAGCGGCGGAGGTGAAGCCTGAGCCGATGGACGCGCAGCAGCCCTCCCTGGACGGCCACACAACGGAGGTGCAAACCTGGCCCATTTACCGGCCCAGACCCGCGTACCACCCCCTCCGCGCCTCCAACGGGTCAAACTGCTACAGCGGGAGTGACGACCACAACGGGTCCAGTTCCAGGTGA
- the LOC123408580 gene encoding heat stress transcription factor B-2b-like isoform X2: MSSRGARTARRSSCGAPPSSRATSSPSTSSTITSPASCASSTPTKIVPDRWEFANDCFRRGEKRLLCDIHRRKVTPTVAATAAVTVAAAAAIPVALPVTKRQGSPVLSGDEQVLSSSSSPEPPFLNQYAPSYSGSGGVASGDLGEENLRLRRENSRLTRELGQMKKLCNNIFVLMSKYTDGQQVDAANATSAATDADAGHCSGESAETTPLPPPPVLELLPSCPSAPTAADLGAEDEEEKMSARLFGVCIGRKRMRHDGEDQSSRGAAEVKPEPMDAQQPSLDGHTTEVQTWPIYRPRPAYHPLRASNGSNCYSGSDDHNGSSSR, from the exons ATGTCATCTCGTGGAGCGAGGACGGCTCGGCGTTCGTCGTGTGGCGCCCCGCCGAGTTCGCGCGCGACCTCCTCCCCAAGTACTTCAAGCACAATAACTTCTCCAGCTTCGTGCGCCAGCTCAACACCTAC GAAGATTGTGCCGGACAGGTGGGAGTTCGCAAACGACTGCTTCCGTCGAGGAGAAAAGCGGCTGCTTTGTGACATACATCGGCGAAAGGTCACGCCGACAGTGGCGGCCACTGCCGCGGTCACGGTagctgcggcggcggcgattCCGGTAGCCCTGCCGGTGACAAAACGGCAGGGCTCGCCGGTGCTTTCTGGCGACGAGCAGGTGCTGTCGTCGAGCTCGTCCCCTGAGCCCCCCTTTCTGAATCAATACGCGCCGTCCTACTCTGGGTCAGGCGGCGTTGCCTCCGGCGATCTCGGGGAAGAGAACTTGCGGCTGCGGCGGGAGAACTCGCGGCTCACGCGAGAGCTCGGGCAGATGAAGAAGCTCTGCAATAACATCTTCGTCCTCATGTCCAAATACACCGACGGCCAGCAGGTCGACGCCGCCAACGCGACCTCCGCCGCCACCGACGCCGACGCCGGGCATTGCTCTGGCGAGTCGGCAGAGACCACGCCGCTCCCGCCTCCGCCGGTGCTCGAGCTCTTGCCTTCCTGCCCAAGTGCTCCCACGGCTGCCGATTTGggcgcggaggacgaggaggagaagatgagcgcGAGGCTCTTCGGTGTCTGCATCGGGCGGAAGCGAATGCGGCACGACGGCGAGGACCAGTCGAGCCGAGGAGCGGCGGAGGTGAAGCCTGAGCCGATGGACGCGCAGCAGCCCTCCCTGGACGGCCACACAACGGAGGTGCAAACCTGGCCCATTTACCGGCCCAGACCCGCGTACCACCCCCTCCGCGCCTCCAACGGGTCAAACTGCTACAGCGGGAGTGACGACCACAACGGGTCCAGTTCCAGGTGA